In a genomic window of Pseudoliparis swirei isolate HS2019 ecotype Mariana Trench chromosome 20, NWPU_hadal_v1, whole genome shotgun sequence:
- the LOC130210507 gene encoding nascent polypeptide-associated complex subunit alpha, muscle-specific form-like: MGVGSLGLVVLWLLPLTLGQNQTAKSTEDRPTPRGRAGWRSVSELAGKASPASTMSAPPGSTPPRSHGSTEGSESTTEKPSNATPPSDSTGTTRPPGSSAQTPSAADGPTQPPTRPTPSTSLTPTTSTGPAENQTASTSPVPRGTPRATPKTPRATPKTPRATPKTPDGSYHGKVVAGLIGGALLVMVVGFLLIYVKKRRLQKQQMETGDWAGPSPFLAGGASGPAAAARPSNRLSLAGFLRLSRRLSALPETGEEFVMVTTFGRKASSLPREDAGAAGLRSNGHAPETAEHNNNTSEQGGAA, encoded by the coding sequence ATGGGCGTCGGCTCCTTGGGCCTCGTGGTCCTGTGGCTGCTGCCGCTGACGTTGGGTCAGAACCAGACCGCCAAGTCCACCGAGGACCGGCCGACGCCCCGGGGGAGGGCCGGCTGGAGGTCGGTCTCAGAGCTCGCAGGCAAAGCTTCGCCGGCGTCCACGATGTCGGCGCCGCCCGGCTCCACGCCGCCTCGGTCCCACGGCTCCACGGAGGGCAGCGAGTCCACGACGGAGAAACCGTCGAACGCCACGCCGCCGAGCGACTCGACCGGAACCACGAGACCGCCGGGCAGCTCGGCCCAAACTCCCTCCGCCGCAGATGGGCCGACCCAACCGCCCACACGCCCAACGCCGTCTACGAGCCTCACCCCGACCACCTCTACCGGACCCGCTGAGAACCAAACCGCCAGTACGAGCCCGGTGCCACGCGGGACGCCAAGGGCCACGCCGAAGACGCCAAGGGCCACGCCGAAGACGCCAAGGGCCACGCCGAAGACGCCCGATGGGTCGTACCACGGTAAAGTGGTGGCGGGGCTGATCGGCGGCGCCCTGCTGGTCATGGTGGTGGGATTCCTGCTCATCTACGTCAAGAAACGGCGGCTTCAGAAGCAGCAGATGGAGACCGGCGACTGGGCCGGGCCCTCGCCGTTCCTGGCCGGCGGAGCCAGCGGCCCGGCTGCGGCGGCGAGGCCGTCCAACCGGCTCTCCCTCGCCGGCTTCCTGAGGCTCTCCAGGAGGCTGTCGGCGCTCCCCGAGACCGGCGAGGAGTTCGTCATGGTGACCACGTTCGGAAGGAAAGCGAGCTCGCTCCCCCGAGAGGACGCCGGGGCGGCGGGGCTCCGGAGCAACGGCCACGCTCCAGAGACGGccgagcacaacaacaacacgtcggAGCAGGGCGGCGCCGCCTGA
- the omgb gene encoding oligodendrocyte-myelin glycoprotein isoform X1: MTPPCSTELRPLWQSLQSAHRRGTQTHHSLSLQFYLTAGLSSSRAPTMTAAALPFLLLLLGGRVVAVCPTVCTCSRGHRVVDCSSRGLTKLPPGLQHNINFVNLSFNSLQALESQLSHYAHLRTLDLSYNRLEALPPALPRSLWHIRASGNHLRSLDKNDTAYHWNLRVLDLSDNELERVVFINNTLPGLRALDLSYNRFWTVPTNMPHHLESVDLSHNYLVQILPGSLDRLPRLARFYLHANRFSWLPEGAFEKLAALEALTLGDNPWACEEEENISKLLAWAGRARATVSGCPCYTKPVCGRQAPPGRERPSAAPSTEPPLWADWALYETEDQDRRGANESGDREAFGWAPPTEPESFSTHESTTARRPAAGRPRAAAASNTQTVPLILVLTAFNTF; the protein is encoded by the exons ATGACCCCTCCCTGCAGCACTGAGCTCCGGCCGCTCTGGCAGAGCCTCCAGTCGGCTCACCGCAGGGGAACCCAGACGCACCACTCGCTCTCCCTGCAGTTCTATCTAACCGCTGGTCTCTCGTCCTCCAGAGCCCCGACCATGACCGCCGCcgccctccccttcctcctcctgctgctgggaGGTCGGGTGGTGGCCGTCTGCCCCACGGTGTGCACCTGCAGCCGGGGCCACCGCGTAGTGGACTGCTCCTCCCGGGGCCTCACCAAGCTGCCGCCCGGGCTGCAGCACAACATCAACTTTGTCAACCTCTCGTTCAATAG CCTGCAGGCTCTGGAGAGCCAGCTCAGCCACTACGCCCACCTGAGGACTCTGGACCTGTCCTACAACCGCCTGGAGGCGCTGCCGCCCGCCCTGCCGCGCTCGCTGTGGCACATCCGGGCGTCGGGGAACCACCTGCGCTCGCTGGACAAGAACGACACGGCCTACCACTGGAACCTGAGGGTTCTGGACCTGTCGGACAACGAGCTGGAGCGCGTGGTGTTCATCAACAACACGCTGCCCGGCCTCCGCGCCCTCGACCTCAGCTACAACCGCTTCTGGACCGTGCCCACCAACATGCCGCACCACCTGGAGAGCGTGGACCTGTCGCACAACTACCTGGTGCAGATCCTGCCGGGCTCGCTGGACCGGCTGCCGAGGCTGGCCCGGTTCTACCTGCACGCCAACCGCTTCTCCTGGCTGCCGGAGGGGGCGTTCGAGAAGCTGGCGGCGCTGGAGGCGCTGACGCTCGGGGACAACCCCTGGgcctgcgaggaggaggagaacatctcGAAGCTCCTGGCGTGGGCGGGGCGAGCCCGGGCCACCGTCTCCGGCTGCCCCTGTTACACCAAACCCGTCTGCGGGCGCCAGGCGCCGCCGGGAAGGGAGCGGCCCTCGGCGGCGCCGTCCACGGAGCCGCCGCTCTGGGCCGACTGGGCCCTCTACGAGACGGAGGATCAGGACCGAAGGGGGGCGAACGAGTCGGGGGACCGCGAGGCGTTCGGGTGGGCGCCTCCCACCGAGCCGGAGAGCTTCTCCACGCACGAGAGCACGACGGCACGACGGCCGGCTGCCGGGCGGCCCCGAGCGGCGGCTGCCAGCAACACTCAGACGGTCCCGCTGATTCTAGTCCTGACGGCGTTCAACACCTTCTGA
- the omgb gene encoding oligodendrocyte-myelin glycoprotein isoform X2: MTAAALPFLLLLLGGRVVAVCPTVCTCSRGHRVVDCSSRGLTKLPPGLQHNINFVNLSFNSLQALESQLSHYAHLRTLDLSYNRLEALPPALPRSLWHIRASGNHLRSLDKNDTAYHWNLRVLDLSDNELERVVFINNTLPGLRALDLSYNRFWTVPTNMPHHLESVDLSHNYLVQILPGSLDRLPRLARFYLHANRFSWLPEGAFEKLAALEALTLGDNPWACEEEENISKLLAWAGRARATVSGCPCYTKPVCGRQAPPGRERPSAAPSTEPPLWADWALYETEDQDRRGANESGDREAFGWAPPTEPESFSTHESTTARRPAAGRPRAAAASNTQTVPLILVLTAFNTF, from the exons ATGACCGCCGCcgccctccccttcctcctcctgctgctgggaGGTCGGGTGGTGGCCGTCTGCCCCACGGTGTGCACCTGCAGCCGGGGCCACCGCGTAGTGGACTGCTCCTCCCGGGGCCTCACCAAGCTGCCGCCCGGGCTGCAGCACAACATCAACTTTGTCAACCTCTCGTTCAATAG CCTGCAGGCTCTGGAGAGCCAGCTCAGCCACTACGCCCACCTGAGGACTCTGGACCTGTCCTACAACCGCCTGGAGGCGCTGCCGCCCGCCCTGCCGCGCTCGCTGTGGCACATCCGGGCGTCGGGGAACCACCTGCGCTCGCTGGACAAGAACGACACGGCCTACCACTGGAACCTGAGGGTTCTGGACCTGTCGGACAACGAGCTGGAGCGCGTGGTGTTCATCAACAACACGCTGCCCGGCCTCCGCGCCCTCGACCTCAGCTACAACCGCTTCTGGACCGTGCCCACCAACATGCCGCACCACCTGGAGAGCGTGGACCTGTCGCACAACTACCTGGTGCAGATCCTGCCGGGCTCGCTGGACCGGCTGCCGAGGCTGGCCCGGTTCTACCTGCACGCCAACCGCTTCTCCTGGCTGCCGGAGGGGGCGTTCGAGAAGCTGGCGGCGCTGGAGGCGCTGACGCTCGGGGACAACCCCTGGgcctgcgaggaggaggagaacatctcGAAGCTCCTGGCGTGGGCGGGGCGAGCCCGGGCCACCGTCTCCGGCTGCCCCTGTTACACCAAACCCGTCTGCGGGCGCCAGGCGCCGCCGGGAAGGGAGCGGCCCTCGGCGGCGCCGTCCACGGAGCCGCCGCTCTGGGCCGACTGGGCCCTCTACGAGACGGAGGATCAGGACCGAAGGGGGGCGAACGAGTCGGGGGACCGCGAGGCGTTCGGGTGGGCGCCTCCCACCGAGCCGGAGAGCTTCTCCACGCACGAGAGCACGACGGCACGACGGCCGGCTGCCGGGCGGCCCCGAGCGGCGGCTGCCAGCAACACTCAGACGGTCCCGCTGATTCTAGTCCTGACGGCGTTCAACACCTTCTGA